A window of Primulina tabacum isolate GXHZ01 chromosome 4, ASM2559414v2, whole genome shotgun sequence contains these coding sequences:
- the LOC142541362 gene encoding uncharacterized protein LOC142541362 isoform X3 translates to MSRSFGALSLKRQRPETDPPGLVDAERAILNSIKSKKDLGIWVRDIKLDTKLTDNVVNKSLKSLIAKKLVKEVVNIQNKGKKHYMAVEFEPCKEISGGDWYIDGNLDNELINVLQRLCLRYMLAQRVATLQGVHNELKKNPVVNFELSAQQTAETLNSMVLDDEIIEVKSTGLGDYHSIPMGTICYRAASGAGAAKGSKVGVFASTPCGACPRISICTPDGVVSPSNCVYYTKWLDIEF, encoded by the coding sequence ATGAGTCGATCCTTTGGAGCTCTTTCCCTTAAGCGGCAAAGGCCTGAAACAGATCCCCCAGGCCTGGTCGATGCTGAACGtgccattctcaattcaatcaAAAGCAAAAAGGATTTGGGTATCTGGGTAAGAGACATCAAACTAGATACCAAGCTAACTGATAATGTAGTGAACAAATCACTCAAGTCTTTGATAGCTAAGAAATTGGTAAAAGAGGTGGTCAACATCCAGAACAAGGGAAAGAAACACTACATGGCCGTCGAATTCGAGCCTTGCAAGGAGATAAGTGGAGGCGATTGGTACATAGATGGGAATCTTGACAATGAACTTATTAACGTACTCCAACGGCTGTGCCTAAGGTACATGCTGGCTCAGAGGGTTGCTACGTTGCAAGGGGTTCATAACGAATTGAAGAAGAACCCAGTGGTGAATTTCGAGCTCTCTGCTCAGCAAACTGCGGAGACACTGAATTCCATGGTTTTGGATGATGAGATTATAGAGGTCAAAAGCACTGGATTGGGGGATTATCATTCCATACCCATGGGAACGATTTGCTACCGAGCTGCAAGTGGTGCCGGGGCCGCCAAAGGCTCCAAGGTTGGTGTGTTTGCTTCAACTCCTTGTGGTGCTTGTCCCCGGATTAGTATTTGTACACCCGATGGCGTAGTTTCCCCAAGTAATTGTGTATATTATACTAAATGGTTGGacattgaattttga
- the LOC142541362 gene encoding uncharacterized protein LOC142541362 isoform X1, translating into MGYWTSELVGLGIKLHSPGFAVMSLVSSPPVEAATSTVAVSQSRSTGGGAVTGMSRSFGALSLKRQRPETDPPGLVDAERAILNSIKSKKDLGIWVRDIKLDTKLTDNVVNKSLKSLIAKKLVKEVVNIQNKGKKHYMAVEFEPCKEISGGDWYIDGNLDNELINVLQRLCLRYMLAQRVATLQGVHNELKKNPVVNFELSAQQTAETLNSMVLDDEIIEVKSTGLGDYHSIPMGTICYRAASGAGAAKGSKVGVFASTPCGACPRISICTPDGVVSPSNCVYYTKWLDIEF; encoded by the exons ATGGGCTACTGGACTAGTGAACTAGTGGGCTTGGGCATTAAATTACATTCGCCTGGCTTTGCTGTTATGTCCCTCGTTTCTTCTCCCCCGGTCGAAGCCGCGACGTCCACGGTGGCTGTTAGTCAATCCCGAAGCACCGGCGGAGGCG CTGTTACAGGAATGAGTCGATCCTTTGGAGCTCTTTCCCTTAAGCGGCAAAGGCCTGAAACAGATCCCCCAGGCCTGGTCGATGCTGAACGtgccattctcaattcaatcaAAAGCAAAAAGGATTTGGGTATCTGGGTAAGAGACATCAAACTAGATACCAAGCTAACTGATAATGTAGTGAACAAATCACTCAAGTCTTTGATAGCTAAGAAATTGGTAAAAGAGGTGGTCAACATCCAGAACAAGGGAAAGAAACACTACATGGCCGTCGAATTCGAGCCTTGCAAGGAGATAAGTGGAGGCGATTGGTACATAGATGGGAATCTTGACAATGAACTTATTAACGTACTCCAACGGCTGTGCCTAAGGTACATGCTGGCTCAGAGGGTTGCTACGTTGCAAGGGGTTCATAACGAATTGAAGAAGAACCCAGTGGTGAATTTCGAGCTCTCTGCTCAGCAAACTGCGGAGACACTGAATTCCATGGTTTTGGATGATGAGATTATAGAGGTCAAAAGCACTGGATTGGGGGATTATCATTCCATACCCATGGGAACGATTTGCTACCGAGCTGCAAGTGGTGCCGGGGCCGCCAAAGGCTCCAAGGTTGGTGTGTTTGCTTCAACTCCTTGTGGTGCTTGTCCCCGGATTAGTATTTGTACACCCGATGGCGTAGTTTCCCCAAGTAATTGTGTATATTATACTAAATGGTTGGacattgaattttga
- the LOC142541362 gene encoding uncharacterized protein LOC142541362 isoform X2 — protein sequence MGYWTSELVGLGIKLHSPGFAVMSLVSSPPVEAATSTVAVSQSRSTGGGGMSRSFGALSLKRQRPETDPPGLVDAERAILNSIKSKKDLGIWVRDIKLDTKLTDNVVNKSLKSLIAKKLVKEVVNIQNKGKKHYMAVEFEPCKEISGGDWYIDGNLDNELINVLQRLCLRYMLAQRVATLQGVHNELKKNPVVNFELSAQQTAETLNSMVLDDEIIEVKSTGLGDYHSIPMGTICYRAASGAGAAKGSKVGVFASTPCGACPRISICTPDGVVSPSNCVYYTKWLDIEF from the exons ATGGGCTACTGGACTAGTGAACTAGTGGGCTTGGGCATTAAATTACATTCGCCTGGCTTTGCTGTTATGTCCCTCGTTTCTTCTCCCCCGGTCGAAGCCGCGACGTCCACGGTGGCTGTTAGTCAATCCCGAAGCACCGGCGGAGGCG GAATGAGTCGATCCTTTGGAGCTCTTTCCCTTAAGCGGCAAAGGCCTGAAACAGATCCCCCAGGCCTGGTCGATGCTGAACGtgccattctcaattcaatcaAAAGCAAAAAGGATTTGGGTATCTGGGTAAGAGACATCAAACTAGATACCAAGCTAACTGATAATGTAGTGAACAAATCACTCAAGTCTTTGATAGCTAAGAAATTGGTAAAAGAGGTGGTCAACATCCAGAACAAGGGAAAGAAACACTACATGGCCGTCGAATTCGAGCCTTGCAAGGAGATAAGTGGAGGCGATTGGTACATAGATGGGAATCTTGACAATGAACTTATTAACGTACTCCAACGGCTGTGCCTAAGGTACATGCTGGCTCAGAGGGTTGCTACGTTGCAAGGGGTTCATAACGAATTGAAGAAGAACCCAGTGGTGAATTTCGAGCTCTCTGCTCAGCAAACTGCGGAGACACTGAATTCCATGGTTTTGGATGATGAGATTATAGAGGTCAAAAGCACTGGATTGGGGGATTATCATTCCATACCCATGGGAACGATTTGCTACCGAGCTGCAAGTGGTGCCGGGGCCGCCAAAGGCTCCAAGGTTGGTGTGTTTGCTTCAACTCCTTGTGGTGCTTGTCCCCGGATTAGTATTTGTACACCCGATGGCGTAGTTTCCCCAAGTAATTGTGTATATTATACTAAATGGTTGGacattgaattttga